The Daphnia pulex isolate KAP4 chromosome 7, ASM2113471v1 genome includes the window ACGGATCGGGGTGGGATTTATCGGGTTTCAAATGGTTTAATGGATTATTAGCGTgtggtgttatttttttgtttttttttggttcaatTTCAtgcttttttgaatttttgttttttttttaactcgtcAGGTCGACATGCAAAAgccaaaatgatgaaataaaaaaaataattgtcgtgaagttttttttttaaattttgaatgtctGGTCATTGATTCGTTGGAATTCGAGTCAAGAGCTCTCTGAAGGACATgcgaaatttaatttggttgaaagagagagaaaaccaaatataaaaagaagatttggCTGTGCGCTGCTGTGcagtaataaaatcaaatttaaattgaattaaaggGAGCCACTTACCATCCATCGACTTCTTCGGGGTCAGCGCAGAAACCGGACTGGTCGTCGAGTCCGATCTTGAAGACGGTGCCGAGCGGGCATCCGTACTCGCGGGCATTACCGTTCATGCAAACGTAATACTGGCGGCAGTCGTCGGGATGGGCGTGGCGACTGAAGGCTCCGGTGGCGACGTCACCAGTGGCCGGGCAAACGAATCCACTTCCAACTTCTGTGacaatcaaatcttttcttataGTTTCCATTTGGGAttggaataaaattaatttaaatataccCTCTTGTCTGCAGGTGGGGACCTGATCGGCCCAGGTGCACACGCGGCTTTCCCGGCTGTAAGCCAAGCCAGGGGCGCACTGGTAGCGGCTGGCCTCGCCGTTCCAGCAGCTCCAGAAGACGTCACACTTGGTCTCATCGGGGAAGACTCCGTGCAAGCTCGGGCAATTCCGGGTGCTGATTGGGGCCTCTGTCGGATTAAACGTCAATAATTAAACCTtgatattattcaaattgatcAAGTGAGAAGTGGGGACGGACTCACCAACTTCTAGACGATCTCCGCACTCGACGTTGTAGATGTAGTCGCAGTTTTCACGCTGGTTCTTGAGGTCGGTGTCGTCGAAAGCCAAGCCGTTGCCGCAGAGTTCGAGCGTCGCCACGCCCTCCACGCACTTCCAGTACTTGTCGCACGAAATGTCGTGAGCGAAGAATCCGTTTTCCTTGGGGCAAACGAACGTGTCGCTCCGAATGTTTTGAGCCGAAGCtgatcagaaaagaaaagaaaaagaaaaacgttcaAAACTCTCAGTCACGTCAACCACATCTATCCCCAAAAAGGTGAAagctggaaataaaaaagagcggAAGAATGGAGAAAGTTGTTGGCGTTTGTACCCccaaaaacgaaatcaaattaCAGACTCGGGAGTTgttgaggagaaaaaaaaaacaggtttctaGGCCTTTGGTGAAGGGTGTTTTCCAGGGttcaggtaaaaaaagagaaagagagaaaaacttaaCTAGACCCTCAGGTGAAAGTGTCAAGAGTCCGGAGGCTTTTATCAaaactaaaaggaaaaaatttggacTCGATGGCACACGAGTGTGTAGGTAACAGGTCGATGATTAtcgaccaaaaagaaagagttttttttcctcgagTATAAGGAAAAGAGGGTCGAGTGTGACTCTCCCTATCTGCTCCAATCactaaaaaaggtaaaagggaagaagaagaagaaaaaaacaaaccaacaaatttGGGTTGGAGGAGAAGAGAAAGCACTTTCTCCTCGTATAATGTGTACCTTCCATCATTCTACCGACCACCCTTCTCctattaccttttttttctttttggttcctTTTAGGAGAAAGTTTTTCCCCCGGGCTCTACTaataccttttcttttatgatttaAATCATTCccgaaaatttcaaatcaaaagaaaatcaaaatccatCGACTAAATTTACCCAATTtctctacttttttaaaatttgaatttttaaaatttgaatgaaaaacttACCGGCTGCGATGATGATGGCTACGACGATGAGGGCGCGAGCCATCGTGGACAACTTTTGAGTCGGATCGAGACGAATTTTTGAAACTTAAAAGACGGACAAGTCCACCCAAATGATTGAAggataaaaaatgtgtgtcgGGGCGTCGGCGACGGCGTCGAAATCAGACAAGAGGAGGAGAGTAGGAGCGTTGGAGCAGGTCTTGACACGAAACTGGTAAAGTGTCGTTTGGAAATGGGGAGAAGACGGACGTCTTTTATATAGGGGAGAGAGAGCTGGAAAGAACAAAGTGGGTGGGACTGCGTGTGCTGCTGGAAAACCAAGCCAAGGGTGTATaggaaacacacacagaaatacGGTGGTGGGAGGTAACCACCTTCAAGGCCCCACCATCTTCCTTCGCACGTAGGAAAtcaaactaacaaaaaaaattaaaaatgtttgattataaaatcgtgaaaaagttattttttgttcatccTTGCCAGGCTCTTTTTTTCACGGCTGATGGTGTATACCtgttcaacttgttttttttttggttcatcAATGTCGAGAAGATTACAACGATTGGTGGCCATGGATTTTTAcacgaaaaatctttttcttcttcctcctatCACTTTGTTGAGCACGAAATTCCCtggaatcaaaatgaataaataattggtTCCGATGAGAAGCGAGCGGAAATGCTGCGTTCCAGTTAGATGCATTACCGAATTGAACGAAGGGAAAGGTGACCAAACAACTTTTCCCCAAACAATTCGgctagaaatatatataaaaccaTAAGCAAGGTTTTCATTAAGTCAAGTATAGATGACTAATGGCCTTGCTTGTAATCAAACGATACACGACGTCGCATTTCAATtgacttttcccttttcgatTGTCCAAGGATATATCATAATCTCAGGGTGAATCATTCCCCGGGGTATTTCCCATTagcaacttttcaaaaaagaattcccTATATACTAGTTGTAATCATCTTTTATGTCATACTTATTTGATGGCTCTAGAGAgaacaacgaaaaaaagaaattgacgaGAGGAGAGTTATTAGGATTTTTTGTCCGAAGCCTTTCTCCTCAGCATTAGCTCCTTACGGCGAGTTGGGGCTGCCGTGTTGACCTACTGACCTCCCTCGGACGGGGACCCCGCTCGTCCGATGCTCAAATGctacaaggaaaaataagCGCAGCTGCTGGCCGGCTAACATGTGAAAGAGCAGACGTGCTgcctggtgtgtgtgtgtgtgaccaTCCcttctgtttttcctttcaccTTCTTTCTCTAGAAATTTTTCCCCatcgaaaaatcaaatcaaaaatgatgaaaacttGAGAGAAAGGTGTGTCTAGAAATAATATTGAGCCCCCCGCTGGTCgccatttgctgctgctggtgaagtGATTTTCTACTTTGCCAATCCTTTGATAGACCATTTTCGGTTGTCACGAGTCGATTTCACCGCCCAGTATTTTTTCAGACGAGAAAacctgtttcttcttcttcatttcgcCAATGGCCGCGACcacctaaaagaaaaagagacggtGTGAATAGCAAATTGGCGAGCCTATAATATTCGTCatatcattttcaattctttttacCGAGAGAGAAATAGTGAAAGCCCATCGGAGCGTGAACGTACACCTAAGATAACCATCGCTTCTATAGAATACTAGGTGTAGTACTGTCTATAAAAATTGGACAAAGTGAAATGGAGGGAACGAAATGTTGGCCACTTTGTTTCCCAATAATGTTCGACACGGGGGCCACCGTTTCGTTGGCACCTGCCTtcaaaccgaaaaagaaaaaaaaaagtgaaaggaaaCGGACACAAACTTGAAATTaagaaagaatataataataacaggaACGGAAACCGCAAAAAAGAACGTTCAACTCGATTGTTCATTGATTCCTTTTAACTATTTCGTATTAAATAAGAACTGGACTTGTTAATTTACGAGCTCGACGAACTCTCTCGtacacaaaactaaaaatttcgccacaacaacaacccgttTGGCGTTGGAATATGTGCGCAGCAGTTGTGGATTTCGTCATCGTAGACAATACCACCTCCGTGCCCAAACGTGCGTGACGTAACACAAACATTTGAGTTTTgaatataattcaaaataataatgggCGATGGCGGACAGATTGGAAAATGACCGAGAAAGCAACTCTCctgtatgttgttgttgttgttgttggatatGTGGTGGCAGGTTTAGTTGTTtgactcgtcgtcgtcggcagtctctctctctctttcgtgaTTGGAGCAAAAGAGTTTGGGTCGGGATTGGCGGGCGGCTGTTCACCAGAAATGGAAATCGTTTCACGACGGGAAAAGCTCtctctagagagagagagaaggcaaCGTGAAAGTGGCTGGATTATCATACTGGTGTTGTCTACACAAGAAAAACGCCATGGAATATGACTCCCGCATTTTCcaaagaatcaaaaataaaaggaagttgggaatagagaaagaaaatagatcGACATAAAACGCCATTTTGTTATTACACATGGTAgtgtaacaataaaaatgtgaccaacaaaacattttttctttgcctttctTGGTGGGGTAAAATGATTGATGGGTTTGCGCTCGTTGacatttggaaaagaaaaaactgtaACAACAGGTAGAGACCATCACTTTCTCCTAGACTATGCTGCTCTCAGGTATAAAGGTGTACACGTACACACACTTGCCTATTGCAGCCAAAAATAAACTATATGGTAGTATACgctagttttctttttaaaaattgttgttatAAGGAGGGTAGGccagaaaattaaattttccttttaaacCCCATATtataataacaaaagaagataaaaaaaactttcactaACTAAATGGTGGTTTTGTTCACTCTAACCCTCCAGCGCGGActtgttgaaaatttttttgtagatAAGTTTTTAAACTTCAAGGTGAGTTTCCAGCTGTGGGAGGAGGGATGTTCTAGTCTGTAGTTGGTTCCGGTCAAGGATAATCGAACcatttccccctctctctcttctacattttcttggaaactatttaaaaaaaaataataataataatttttaacaaaagtgTTTTGAGTGATATAGTGTCGAGGTGAAAACGGAATGTATATACGTGGGAAATGCGTGAGTGCGGGTTATATCTGCCACAGGTTTTATTGTGTGTAGAGTGTCACGAATGCCTAGCGTCTAAACGGCGTGAAAAAGTTgcatggaagaaaagaaaaagaagaagaggctttTCTTTCTGGCTGCTGGTTACGTGGAGTCTCTACTAACCCCCTATTGTTTCACGGGGCAATATCGTGAGTTGTTTGAGATTTTATGGCACGTGAGTGATAACAGAGAAAACAAGTGCCGTGATAGGAGCgcgtgcttcttcttcttcttcccattcaCCAGCCAAGCGAAAAGGCATCgctcaatttctcttttccttcttttcccaAATGTTTGAAcggggaaactttttttcttttgattcataAAACCGACACAAATCTATGGTGAAACGTCACATTGTTACACAGCCGAGTGATGAGATTGATTGACGTGTGCAGTGTGAAAACGATGGCGAATCattattttccaattccaccaccaccagcagcaaacatttctttttttagaaaactttTACCTGCCGATTGGGATGGCGAAATCACTGGGGCAGACAGGTAGAACATGTTGCCAAGGTGAAGCTTCaaatatagagagagagacccacacacacaggtgCAACCCAAAATGGgactttcactttctttttcgttggaCGGTAAGTCCCGGACTGGATGGATATCGTCGTATAGTGCCATTTTTTTGCTGCTGTACTCGTACAGTTGTAAAATGCCGTAGGATTAGATTGGCCCTCTAGGATCTAGAAAAGTTTGTTATATGGCGCCCAACTCTGCTGAACTCTTACCAATTCCTTAAAAGACATATGGCGGCTGCGGCgctttcacttttcttttaggGGGGGTCctccaacatttttcttttctcttcgggTCGGTCACACCATCGACCTTTATACACGCGAGTCCGTTTGGCGCTGAGGCGGTGTCAATGGACGCTGGCTCGGCTACAAATATTTCGGgacaagaaaatgtcgaaagaattttctttttttggggatgAATCGAAAGCTCCTCGACCCGGAGAACTCGAACCGTTTTCACCGAATGGGCCAATGCCAAAATGATTTTCTCGCTCTCCTTGCTAGTAGatggtaaagaaaaaatcgtttaTTATGTGCTAGCCCATTTTGGCTCATCGCTCAacgtcttctcttttttgtttccctacGTCCCGACTCCCGAcccgaataataataatccgcGGAATATGTAAATAAAGCACGCAACTCGTTTCCCCCAGTGTGTCTGATCGTTTTGGcacccgacacacacacacacaacttagCCTGAGAACAATTTACCATATTGATACGTCAACCAAGAGTTTCGAGTTACATTattaggagagagagagagaaaagacgtGAAAGTCTGACACGACTTTCATCCGCTTTGCATATCCaccgtttctttcttcttgtccaAACGAGGAGATGCCGGTGTGACGGCAGGTGCctgcttcaagtgtttaaagttcaaatatttttgaatgtgaTGGTTTTCTACCCACAAAAAAGGTGGgaggtacaaaacaaaaagaggcctgatctgcaatcgttcgacaaatgagaATTTTagtgaaccctgactgagaaaaaacaaaaacgggagagggaaaacagttgcagtcaaccaCTAGCTAGCTCACGAATGAATAAACCCGGAATAAACATACTGAAATGACTAATATGTAACGATTGATAGGcctaatcaacgccaccaaaaattgtcaaagaggaagaatagagatcaattttgttATACcttttatgcctgggaaatacgaaGCATCTAcgtcagttgctccatccatccgtggAAGAGTTCAATTAcaccagacgggatagggtaTAAAgagtgtcctcgtgaatacacccacattcacatgggcgtacacgaggacatttaaagaaagggggggggggggaaataggGATCCATAACTTGATTGACAATGCATTCGATTTCATTCCAATGCATTGGGATGCTTTTTatctaaaaagaaatagaaaatgggttacgaaaaaatttctacagaaacaacaagtcaggaaaagttgaaaatgagacaatgTGTAAACTCTAgttgttaataaatgggagaatttaAGGTGtacactgcattgatgcaAGTAATAcaacattaaaatatctagcaggtcatgcacgaataaaagtaacaaataTACCCAAGGGATgatcctgagattgttgctggtgaCAGTGCAACACCTGtgcaagaaaaacttgcatatcGTGTGGTTATAATGgctggcctcaaatctgcaaaaaaagaaaaagttacatatagtacaaaaacaaacttgcaTGCATCGACAGGGTAACCACATGTTACATGCCATAGTCAGCGGAACTAATATTCCACAAATCTAGAACCgatttaactcttctatagcTCCCACAAGGCCACAATCATTCTTAATGTATTcttaagttttatttacccgatAAACAGCATGGAGATGGAGTACGGCAgttatcaaaaacaaataaatctcaaTATAAATCTTGaactttcttgaaattttcaaccaaacgaaagcagacgacacttgtccaATTATAATCAGCATGCTATCGATTACTAAAATTCTCCCCACCCCCCTCAAATTCAAACCTCTCAAAAACGATACCATATAAGTTGAGGGAATAagttttcattgaaattaatACGATTTCTGTTTGGTATGAAATTCCCCGGtgagacccccccccccaaaaaaaaagtaaataaaatttaaaattgatttcattgacTACCCCAAAAAGATGTCCTTCTCAACAAGTTTGACTACGCCCAGACGTACCACGGACAGAAtcaaatgaagagaaaatttgCACGTAAAACCGGTCCTACTAACACCGGCCCCAGGACCCTCTTTCACCGACAACGGTGAAACATTTGATTGACAATAATagtacaacaaaaaaataatacaaaatagggaaacgaaacaaatttctctcattcgctttttctttttattctcatttttttgtgtgttttgtctttttgttttgttatttgttgtaTGGCATGTTTCTTTTGGATAAATCAACTCacaactgtgtgtgtgtgggagggAGTCTGCTGCTATTGAACGCGTGCAGTTCTTCAATCTTCTTctaccatttttgtttttttccggttttctctGGTGGTGATTTGGATCCCGAAATACACAATTTTCCCACGTTCAGGGAGtagttgtttgattttgaacagaaaacaaacaaaaagaaatcaagagtTTTTCTCGGAGGAATTACAACACGCACACACATGCACGCAAACGCACAAATTGGCTGTAACAGAAACGCgacacaaaagaataagagagagagagatacaaaGAAATGGAGAGCATTTCAATCGAGGGAGTGAgacaataattaataatagTATACGGATCGCTCTGCAACAGGCACTCactaattattaaataataattaaaaaatccgATGGGATGTGTTgtgttagatttttctttttctttgcatgGGGATATGGAGGAGTTTGGGAGCAAGGGGGGCTGCCTCTATTGGTAGGGACaaaaggaaagattttttaaaaaataaaatgattcgTTCGTTAACCtcactcccttttttttttgttttttaaaaatcataaaatacTTGTACagaaaaccaaacaagaaaaagtgacgtcgacatttattttagtttttttttctcacaactttttcttttttggggtgtGGAGGGGTAGGGGAGGCGACCATCCTAATAGTCAAATATATCgtcgattgattttttttttgtaatttttctaaCCTATTGATTATAAGCACGTCATCAAGTGCCGCACGAAAGAGGAAACTTtggtaaaatgaaaaaggagggaaagagagagaaaaaacatgtCGGGGACGCAAATCAAATTTCTGTTTAAATAggcaaaaaatgtgttgaatttCTCTctataataattaatatatCTCGTAATCgcaataataattattaattataataACTGATGGAAATGAGGGAAGGATTTaaacaaaagtttcttttaaaaaatggcgactgtTTTCTAATAATGGTTTTGTTCCTGTATatcttaattaattaattatgattatgtttaaaaaaaaaagaagaggagagaaaaaagaaaaattacagaaaCGAAGAGCTGCGCGCTGTTCACAACactagaaatgaaaaataccatgGCGCACAAAATATCGACAGCGTTCTTGGCAACGTTTCACGCAGACCGGCTAATCTGcttttaaaaagacaaaaaaaaaaattctaaaatgctttttcttttcttttctacttccTTGCTGTAATATGACCTACATGGCTTGTTGggataaaaatctaaaaaaaaaaatctgtaatttttttcccatttttttgtttaacttttggatttttaaatataaaactcataatttttgtttgcgggGAAACGGGGGGAGGGATAGGGAGGAGTGaacgaatttgtttttttgtttttgtttttttcttgtttcggtTATTTTGCTTAGAGCTCGAAGCGCTGGCTAAAGCTGCGGCGCTGTGGCTCGGGCGTTAAATGGCGTGGCAGAACGTAGCCGGACGAGAATGGATTGGCATTCTCGCCCATATGCCTTGGATGAAGGACGGGTGAAGCGGGGACAGATGCTGATCCAGCACCTCCTCCACCGCTGCCGTAACCAAGACCACTGCCACCACTGCCGGAGGATTGAGACAACCGGCGAGCGGGTGGCTGCGGTGGCGGATGCTGCGGAGGCGAAGGCGAATACCTGCTgttaaaatcaattcaaatttataaaaagcagctaaaaaaagaagaatgcaaTTAAGCAACAACTAACCTTCTTAGTGATAAGCCTTCGGCAGAGATACGACGGCCGAATAACGAAGACGTAGGTGCCGATCGCTGGTCGCCGCTCGACTGGTGGTGTCCGTTGTTCCGTCCGCCTCCGTTGTGAGACTGTTCCGAACTGGTGCTGGGCCTCAGCAAGCGAGAGAAGAAAGGATCCTGGCTGATCCTGGCCAAAAGCCCATCGGAGAAGAGAGAACGCGGCGGTGGATTGGCAGACTCGGGTGACAAACGCGGAGGGACGACAGGCGGAGAATCGGCCGGCCGCCGGTTGGATGGCAAATTGAAGATCTCGTTGGGATCTCTCCCACTGGTAGTCGGCGATCTAAATTTACATcaccaaattcaatttaagaaaatgttcACACGTTTCCccaaaaagttatttttacctGGCAGGTGACAATTGGGTACCAAACATCTGGGCCAGTCGAGCTACAGACGAACTATTTCGATCGGCAGCCGATTCGGCACCGGCAGGTGGAGGACGAGGAGGTAGACCGGGTAAATCAGTTGGCGGACTGGTGACGCGTGACGGGTTCAAGCCTCTTGTCAACGACGGCAGAGTCTCTTCCGAAGGTGATGCTTGTTGAGTGCTCTGCGGTTGTGGCTGCTGGGTCCCTCCCGTAGGCGGAGGTCGAGGTGGAAGCGCTGGCGGCCGTAGAGGTAGGTTGAATCGGAAGCCTCCTGGCCCTATTGGGCCAGCCACCGGCGGACTGGGTTTACCGGGCGGTGGTTTGGGATCGAACTGAaacggttgttgttgcagtGTCGGTTTGGTGCCCACCACCGTGACCCGACCGTTGATGGTCTGGAAATCGAGTCCGTCGACGACCGGCTCCGATGCCAACCGCACCAGCAATGGCTTCCGCTGGCTCTCGGGCGTCCGCGGTGGAATCGGTGGCGGTTCCGAAGTAACTCTTCGTAAACTCGGCGACGGCGGAGTGTACATCCTCTGCGATGTACGCTGCGGCGACTGGCGGACCAGCTGGTTGCTCTCGATTTGACGGATCACCGACTGGTACCACACGGACACGTCGATCGGCAACGCTTCGTATTTCTTGATGAACGGATGTTCCAGCAGTTTCTTGTACTTTGGCCGGTGCTTGTAATTCTTCGTCAAACTGTCATCGCAATAATTAACGAGTTAAAGAGGTCAAGTTGTGAAAAAGATTTGTCTTTGTGTTGTTTTACCAATCACGGACGAAGGAGCAGAGCTCGGGACTGAATCCTTGCGACTGGGAGAGGAGAGGTGGGTCGTCACGGACGACACGGGCCAACACTTCAAAATCCGTCTGGCAATCACGGTACGGTGAGTTTCCCGTTGCCATTTCAACCAGAGTGATGCCCAGCGACCATACGTCGGCTCGAATGTCATAGTCGGGATGCGATGGATCAGGTGGTTCAATTCGTTCAGGCTGAAAATTTATGGGGGGAAAGAGAAAGGTTAATTCcgttttaatgaaaatttaatgaGGACGAAATGAATAATTACAGCCATGTAGGCGGCGCATCCAGCGCTGCGCGTTTTCGCCTTCGAGTCCTCCAACCAGCCGGAAATACCGAAATCGCACAGCTTAACATTTCCCCTTTCGTCAAGTAAAATATTGGAAGGTTTCACGTCACGATGGATAACACCATGGGTCTCTTTGAGATAGTGCAACGCTTTGACGGTCTGGCGaacagaaaaaatgggaatcaaGTGAGCGGGATCGATAGAATAAAGTCAATATTTTGcggattttgaaatttaaatgtagTCTTACGGCGACAGCAATTTTCCCGATGATGGGTTCGATGATGGGTTGCCTGAGTCGTTTGAGTAATTTGTCAAAACACGTGGCCATAAGCTCCATACAAATCCAAACGTCAGATTCGGTCACAAAACAACCCAGGCACTGTACGATGTAGGGGCAGTCGTGAGACTTCAGTACAACTTCCAAGTCCATGGTGATCCTCTTATTCTCTTCGCGATTGCCCGACCTCCTCATTTGCTGCAAAGGGGATACCATAAAAATAACGTTAGGACAAGCACTTGATTGAgagaaatgcaaatttttgtcaattcTGAAGGCTTTATTGTAC containing:
- the LOC124198216 gene encoding protein obstructor-E-like isoform X3, producing the protein MARALIVVAIIIAAASAQNIRSDTFVCPKENGFFAHDISCDKYWKCVEGVATLELCGNGLAFDDTDLKNQRENCDYIYNVECGDRLEVEAPISTRNCPSLHGVFPDETKCDVFWSCWNGEASRYQCAPGLAYSRESRVCTWADQVPTCRQEEVGSGFVCPATGDVATGAFSRHAHPDDCRQYYVCMNGNAREYGCPLGTVFKIGLDDQSGFCADPEEVDGCQDYYADSGLDIKQLSKLGF
- the LOC124198216 gene encoding protein obstructor-E-like isoform X2, with translation MARALIVVAIIIAAASAQNIRSDTFVCPKENGFFAHDISCDKYWKCVEGVATLELCGNGLAFDDTDLKNQRENCDYIYNVECGDRLEVEAPISTRNCPSLHGVFPDETKCDVFWSCWNGEASRYQCAPGLAYSRESRVCTWADQVPTCRQEEVGSGFVCPATGDVATGAFSRHAHPDDCRQYYVCMNGNAREYGCPLGTVFKIGLDDQSGFCADPEEVDGCADYYGTLDLDGLRNTEVQAGLAPEAAPVKVAPKKPVTSRPAFRPRPVTEVLVVEEESLTAV
- the LOC124198216 gene encoding protein obstructor-E-like isoform X1; protein product: MARALIVVAIIIAAASAQNIRSDTFVCPKENGFFAHDISCDKYWKCVEGVATLELCGNGLAFDDTDLKNQRENCDYIYNVECGDRLEVEAPISTRNCPSLHGVFPDETKCDVFWSCWNGEASRYQCAPGLAYSRESRVCTWADQVPTCRQEGIFKLILFQSQMETIRKDLIVTEVGSGFVCPATGDVATGAFSRHAHPDDCRQYYVCMNGNAREYGCPLGTVFKIGLDDQSGFCADPEEVDGCADYYGTLDLDGLRNTEVQAGLAPEAAPVKVAPKKPVTSRPAFRPRPVTEVLVVEEESLTAV
- the LOC124198214 gene encoding dual specificity mitogen-activated protein kinase kinase 7-like; translated protein: MVYLLESKMVSLQNLLSLEERIRTENTEAARLNQEKMSIDNEVPFVRQGSGRRPGPLPLQPNGTPTRVRRNFDLAGINITNCSTNSKQAEIEARLQEIIKLTGIITVDGKRYFSSIHDLEHLGELGFGSCGHVVKMRHPPSNAIIAVKQMRRSGNREENKRITMDLEVVLKSHDCPYIVQCLGCFVTESDVWICMELMATCFDKLLKRLRQPIIEPIIGKIAVATVKALHYLKETHGVIHRDVKPSNILLDERGNVKLCDFGISGWLEDSKAKTRSAGCAAYMAPERIEPPDPSHPDYDIRADVWSLGITLVEMATGNSPYRDCQTDFEVLARVVRDDPPLLSQSQGFSPELCSFVRDCLTKNYKHRPKYKKLLEHPFIKKYEALPIDVSVWYQSVIRQIESNQLVRQSPQRTSQRMYTPPSPSLRRVTSEPPPIPPRTPESQRKPLLVRLASEPVVDGLDFQTINGRVTVVGTKPTLQQQPFQFDPKPPPGKPSPPVAGPIGPGGFRFNLPLRPPALPPRPPPTGGTQQPQPQSTQQASPSEETLPSLTRGLNPSRVTSPPTDLPGLPPRPPPAGAESAADRNSSSVARLAQMFGTQLSPARSPTTSGRDPNEIFNLPSNRRPADSPPVVPPRLSPESANPPPRSLFSDGLLARISQDPFFSRLLRPSTSSEQSHNGGGRNNGHHQSSGDQRSAPTSSLFGRRISAEGLSLRSRYSPSPPQHPPPQPPARRLSQSSGSGGSGLGYGSGGGGAGSASVPASPVLHPRHMGENANPFSSGYVLPRHLTPEPQRRSFSQRFEL